A single genomic interval of Bartonella sp. HY328 harbors:
- a CDS encoding helix-turn-helix transcriptional regulator — protein MSSSLNPAIDCDIETPFNIVVNGESDWNSNLLTDDTVWQHQSLYQSRESDILIYSLDGTPKHDVILEASGPSTFSLSFFLHGKGTLCVDGADPFELSHGKAVLFASDGFCHGRDILRKNARLFVVDIRYGKSILEKLGGISLARFAGSLIDGHSRPDQKVFLVPLPNSEELYPIILSILNCNLQNGQLRDIYLYSKAIEALSIALKIAENANKGSALKALNQREKQKLTQALHLIENNCGFDWSISRLAKQVGLNTRRLKEAFRLTIGRSVHAHLIETRIETAAELLLNDYSVTEAALAVGYENLSHFSKIFKSKKNILPSQYRAQNGIASHYNQAYLDR, from the coding sequence ATGAGCAGTTCGTTGAATCCAGCAATTGATTGCGATATTGAAACGCCGTTTAATATTGTGGTCAATGGGGAAAGTGATTGGAACAGCAACCTCTTAACCGATGACACTGTTTGGCAACACCAGTCTTTATATCAAAGCCGCGAAAGTGATATTCTCATCTATTCATTGGATGGCACGCCCAAGCACGATGTAATTTTAGAAGCCTCTGGCCCATCGACCTTTTCCTTGTCGTTTTTCTTACATGGTAAGGGAACGCTATGTGTTGATGGCGCAGATCCCTTCGAGCTTTCCCATGGTAAAGCAGTGCTATTTGCAAGTGATGGTTTTTGCCATGGTAGGGATATTTTGCGGAAAAATGCGCGGCTTTTTGTGGTGGATATTCGCTATGGCAAATCCATATTAGAAAAATTAGGGGGCATCTCACTTGCCCGCTTTGCCGGCTCGCTAATTGATGGCCATAGCCGCCCCGATCAAAAGGTGTTTTTAGTACCTTTGCCGAACTCGGAAGAATTATATCCAATTATTTTATCTATTTTAAACTGCAATTTACAAAATGGGCAATTGCGCGATATCTATCTTTATAGCAAGGCAATTGAAGCCTTAAGTATCGCCTTGAAAATTGCTGAAAATGCTAACAAAGGCAGTGCGTTAAAAGCCTTAAACCAGCGAGAAAAACAAAAGCTTACCCAAGCTTTACACCTTATTGAAAATAATTGTGGCTTTGATTGGAGCATTAGCCGTCTTGCCAAACAAGTTGGCTTGAATACACGAAGGTTAAAGGAAGCATTTCGTTTGACTATTGGTCGCTCAGTTCACGCGCATCTCATTGAAACACGAATTGAAACCGCAGCAGAACTTTTATTAAACGACTATTCGGTGACAGAAGCTGCCCTTGCTGTCGGCTATGAAAATCTAAGCCATTTTAGCAAAATTTTTAAATCGAAAAAAAATATTCTACCAAGCCAATATCGAGCGCAAAATGGCATAGCAAGCCATTACAACCAAGCCTATCTTGATAGGTAA
- a CDS encoding TonB-dependent receptor, giving the protein MRSILKPAGHLSLGFCLAALSTSFVMAQQNTNGHESANSSTTLDTIVITSAKRAQNIETYDGAISAIDSKTLQEKGIKTVDDLQKVLPDFYATTRGNRIYSNYTIRGLYSADYFNPSVQVYVDGTPQLPSVLSQNLNNVERVEFLRGPQGSLYGGNAFGGVINIITKKPTKNSFYIAGTGSPQVPSAELGGTLVLLPDQVFLDFAGNYSYFSGDINDRTTGDKRINGSNTGFGRFGLRFTPTDKNFDISLNYSKERLKSHEELYVKSKDIKDRIYESGFYGDRPLLRRDVTNMSATINAYLGDFTLSSITSYQRSDVTRDFSAGFGTRYLFPQDDALFSQELRLNYESSKISALAGLWYSYDNFKGSKNTIAPYYGDARNHVRSYSSAAFGELTYHATDKLDLTGGLRISYDKSKIDAIRLDSYQTGMGYDFSNQASFTSYQPKFSIGYQLNDYTRLFSVISKGYKPGNFNHSISTLLDANPYEPEKAWNYEVGLRSSLFDNSLDIALSLYHIRSNDKQIYVGLIGQQYIRNVGKANSTGIEFETQWRATNRLTLMANASLGRFKFTDFTDLDSGFKYDGKQIPYAPKFKGNINLAYIVSEDLLNGVLTANIAAHYNSKVYFDEANKIGQNGFATFDASLDFATVNDITARLFIENIADKSYKTYAYDNGLFEMATLGNGRSYGLSLRKEF; this is encoded by the coding sequence ATGCGTTCAATCTTAAAGCCTGCTGGTCATTTGTCCCTTGGCTTTTGTCTTGCTGCTTTATCAACAAGTTTCGTTATGGCTCAGCAAAACACAAATGGGCATGAAAGTGCCAACAGCAGCACAACGCTTGATACGATTGTTATTACCTCTGCTAAGCGTGCCCAAAATATTGAAACTTATGATGGCGCAATCTCGGCCATTGATAGCAAGACTTTGCAGGAAAAAGGCATTAAAACCGTTGATGACTTGCAAAAGGTCTTGCCAGATTTTTACGCAACAACGCGCGGTAATCGCATTTATAGCAATTATACTATTCGCGGCCTTTATTCGGCGGATTATTTTAACCCTTCTGTACAGGTTTATGTCGATGGCACACCGCAATTACCTTCGGTTTTGTCACAAAATTTAAATAATGTTGAAAGGGTTGAATTTTTACGTGGGCCACAGGGGAGTCTTTATGGCGGCAATGCCTTTGGCGGGGTTATCAATATTATTACCAAAAAACCAACCAAAAATAGCTTTTATATCGCTGGCACAGGCTCACCACAAGTACCATCAGCAGAATTGGGTGGCACTTTAGTGTTACTGCCCGACCAAGTATTTTTAGACTTTGCTGGTAATTATTCTTATTTTTCGGGCGATATTAATGATCGCACGACGGGGGATAAACGCATCAATGGTTCAAATACTGGTTTTGGGCGTTTTGGTCTACGTTTTACGCCAACCGACAAAAATTTTGATATCAGCCTTAACTACTCCAAAGAGCGTTTAAAATCCCATGAGGAGCTTTATGTTAAAAGCAAGGACATCAAAGACCGCATTTATGAAAGTGGCTTTTATGGTGATAGGCCTCTTTTACGCCGCGATGTTACCAATATGTCTGCTACAATCAACGCTTATTTGGGAGATTTTACCCTAAGCTCGATCACATCATATCAGCGAAGTGATGTTACGCGAGATTTTTCAGCTGGTTTTGGTACCAGATATCTCTTTCCGCAAGATGATGCATTATTTAGCCAAGAACTGCGTTTAAATTATGAAAGCAGTAAAATAAGCGCGCTTGCGGGTCTTTGGTACAGCTATGACAATTTTAAAGGAAGTAAAAACACTATTGCACCTTATTATGGTGATGCGCGTAATCACGTGCGTAGTTATAGTAGTGCAGCCTTTGGTGAGCTAACCTATCATGCCACCGATAAACTTGATTTAACTGGTGGTTTGCGGATCAGCTATGATAAATCGAAAATTGATGCAATACGCCTTGATAGCTATCAAACTGGCATGGGTTATGATTTTAGCAATCAAGCCAGCTTCACCAGCTATCAGCCAAAATTTAGTATTGGCTATCAATTGAATGATTATACACGGCTATTTTCAGTTATTTCCAAGGGCTATAAGCCGGGTAATTTTAACCATAGCATTAGCACCTTATTAGATGCCAATCCTTATGAACCTGAAAAAGCTTGGAACTATGAAGTTGGCTTGCGGTCAAGCCTTTTTGATAATAGTTTGGATATAGCCCTTTCGCTTTATCATATTCGTTCAAATGATAAACAAATCTATGTTGGGCTCATCGGCCAGCAATATATTCGCAATGTTGGCAAGGCCAATAGCACTGGTATCGAATTTGAAACGCAGTGGCGTGCAACAAACCGCCTTACTCTCATGGCTAATGCTTCGCTTGGACGGTTTAAATTTACCGACTTTACCGATCTCGATAGTGGATTTAAATATGATGGCAAGCAAATTCCTTATGCGCCTAAATTCAAGGGCAATATCAACTTGGCTTATATTGTAAGTGAAGATTTATTGAATGGTGTTTTAACCGCCAATATTGCTGCCCATTATAATTCCAAGGTTTATTTTGATGAAGCAAATAAAATTGGGCAAAATGGCTTTGCCACATTTGATGCAAGTTTGGATTTTGCAACAGTTAACGACATTACCGCAAGGCTGTTTATCGAAAATATAGCCGATAAGAGCTATAAAACCTATGCTTATGATAATGGTTTGTTTGAAATGGCAACTCTTGGCAACGGCCGCAGCTATGGTCTTAGTCTGCGTAAGGAATTTTGA